CTCGGCTCGATGCCGCTGAACCTGAAGATCCGCCAGCAGGCCGACAGTGGCCAGCCCACGCTGGTGGCCGAGCCGGATGGCGAGCTGGCCGGGCTGTACAAGGCCATGGCACGCCAGGCCGCAGCCCTGATGTCGAAGCTGCCCAAGGACTATTCCAGCAAGCTGCCCGGGGTCACCGTGCAGTCCAAGGCCTGACCTCTGCCACCCCATGCTGCCCCACAGCCCGCCCGCGGTCGATGACGCCTGGTTCGATCTGGTGCCGCTCGCCCTGATCGAGTTTGACGAACAAGGCCAGGTGCGGCGGGCCAACGCGGCCGTCGCGGCGCTGCTGGACGCGCCCCCGACGCCCGGCAGCGACCTGCAGCAGGCCCAGGCTGCCCTGCAGCGACTGTGCGGCTGGGACGCCCCCTTGACCCTGATGGCGCTGGCGGCGGGCGACACCCCCATGCAGGCCCAGGTCACGGTGCCCCGTGCCGGCCAGCCGACCGTCGCCCTCCACAGCCAGGTGTGGGCGACCGACAGCCCGCAGGGCCGCCGCTTCCTCTGCGCCATCCGGGAGGCCGCGCTCACGCGCCCCATTCCTCCGCAGGCCAGCGGGCTGACTGCGCAGCAGGGCCAGCTGCTGTACGAGCTGGCGACCATCCTCGAAAGCTCTCCCGCCGGCATCGCCTACCTGCGCGACAACACCCTGGTGCGCTGCAACCGCCGGTTCGAGCGCATGCTGGGCATCCAGCCGGGCACCATGACCGGCCAGAGCCTCGACGCCCTGCTCGAAAGCGATCCCCGCATCAACCACGTCGTGGCGCGGGCCTCGGCCGAGCTGATGAAGGACGGACAGTTCGAGAACGAGTTGGAGATCAGCGTCCCCGGCCTCACGCCGCGCTGCTACACGCTGTCGATCCGGAGGCTGGGGCAGTCGGTTCAGCCGCTGGAGGTGATCGCCGTCCTGTCGGACGTGACCCGGCTGCGCAACCAGCAGGCGCAACTCGAGGCACTGGGCCGCGACCGCGATCTGATGTTCTCGCTGTCCGGCGTCGGCATCGCGTTCGTCCGCGACGGGCTCATCCAGAGCGCCAACCCCGCCCTCTCGCACCTGATCGACGAGGACGCGACCACGCTGGCCGGCCGGCCGCTGATCAGCCTGTATGCGAACGACACCGACCAGGCCCGTGACCCGGAGGTGATGAGCCAGTTGCGCAGCCAGGGGCACTGGCATGGCGAGCGTGCCCTGCGCCGTGCCAACGGCACCACGCTGTGGACGGAGATGGCCTTGCGCCTGGTGCATGCGCAGCGTGCCGATGAGGGCTTCATCGCCTCGTTCGTCAACGTCGATGCCCGACACCGCGCGGAGCAGGACCTGACGCTGCAGGCCGACCGCACCCGCGCCATCCTCGATTCGGTGTTTGTCGGCATCGTCACCATCGAGCGCAACGGCATCGCCTGGATGAACCGCTCTGCGCGCCGCATGTTCGGCGGCGACCTGGCCGACTTCATCGGCCAGCCCCTGAGCACCGTGGCCACGCCCGACCTCGACCACCCGTTCCGGCTGACCGACTACCTCGACGAGTTGCAGGACGGCCAGTCTCACACCTTCGAATGCCAGGTGGTCGGCCGCGACGGACGTGTGTTCTGGGTGGTGGGCAACGCGGTCGTGACCTACGGCCAGCACAACCGCCGCCAGACCACCTACGCCCTGCTCGACATCGACCGCCGCCGTCAGGCAGAGGCGCAGTCTGCCGAGGCCCAGGCCACGCTGCAGCGCATCATCGAGATGGCGCCCATGGCCATCCAGCTGGTCGATGCCGAACAACTGACGTTGGTGCAGGCCAACCAGGCCGCTGCGGCCTACATGGCCCTGGAGACCGGCTGCGCACTGGGCCGCACGCCCGAGCAGGTGTACGACCCCGACCGGGCGCGCGCGTTGCGGGCCGACATGCAGGCCGCGCTCGATACCGGCGAAGCCATTCACCGCGAATACCTGCTGCAGGCACGCAGCGGCCCGCAGGTGTGGGATGTCAACTACCTGCCGCTGCGTCACGAGGGCGAGGCCACCGACCAGTTGCTCGTGGTCGCCTCGGACATCACCGAGCAGCGGGCAGCCGAGAAGGCGCGGCTGGACGCCGCCATCGCGCAGCGCGAGATGCTGGTGCGCGAAGTGCACCACCGCATCAAGAACAACCTGCAGGGCGTGGCCGGCCTGCTGCAGCAGATTGCCGCCCGCAAGCCCGAGGTGGCCCCCGCCATCTCCGAGGTGGTCGGGCAGGTGCAGGCCATTGCACAGGTCTACGGCCTGCAGGTCGGCACCGGCGGCCCGCTGCGCCTGCACAGCGTGATCGAGGCCATCGCCCAATCGGTCCAGCGCACCTTCGGCCGCCCCATCAGCCTTCAGATGGAGGGGCCACGCGCATGTGACTGGTTGCTGCCCGAGGCCGAGTCGATCCCGATCGCGCTCAGCCTCAACGAACTGCTCACCAACGCACACAAGCACGGGCCCGGCCCCACGCCGCTGCAGTGCATGCTGGTGTCCACCGAGCAGGCCGTGTGCATCGACATCCTGAACCCGGGGCAGCTGCCGCCCGAATTCAGCCTCGACCGCGTACGTGGTGGCGTGTCCGGCCTCGGGCTGGTGCGTGCGCTCCTGCCACGCCGCAGCGCCCGGCTCACGCTCGCGCAGCACGGCGAGGTGGTGCGGACCCGCATCGAACTGAATCCGCCGGGCATCCACCTCGTCGCGCCCCCCCCACCGGTGTGCGCCGAAGGCACTGGTCAGCAGATCACGCTTTGGCCACAATCATGACTTTGCGCGATCGACGGGCAGCCCGCAGAGGACTTGAGTGAATCACAAAGGAAAAATCCTGGTGGTGGATGACGACCGGCTGGTGCTGGCCACCCTGACGCACGGCCTGTCGCAGGCGGGCTATGACGTCATCGACGCCGACAATGGCGACGACGCCATCCTGCTCGCACGCGAACACAAGCCCGAACTGGCGCTGCTCGACATCCGCATGGAAGGCAAGACCGGCTTCGACGTCGCCGCCTACTTGCGCGAGTACTGCCAGATCCCCTTCATGTTCCTGTCCGCTTTTGCCGACGAAGGCACCATCAAGCAGGTCAAGGAACTGGGCGCCCTCACCTACCTGGTCAAGCCGCTCGACATCCAGCAGATCGTGCCGGCCGTCGAGGCCGCCTTTGCCAACCGCGGCCAAGCGCGCAGCACACCGGGCGAGCAGGCCTCGCCCCTCAGTACACCCACGTCGGCTTCCGACCCGCTGCACGACCCCGTGCCCTTGGCCATCGGCATCGTGATGCACCGCCATTCGGTTTCGCGCAAGCAGGCGCTTGAGCGCCTGGCGCAGCAAGCGCGCGCGGAAGACCGGCCGCTGGAATCGGTGTGCGAACGCTTGCTCAATGCCCAGGAAGTGCTGGCGGGGCTGGGCTCGCTCTAGGCTCTGCCGCGCGCGCCGGTGTCTGACTCGGTCAGGCCAGTTCGCGCACACCCTGGCGCGCCAGGGCCGCTTCGCTCAACGTGAAATAGAAGCAGGCGCCTGCCCCTGGCCGTGCCTCAGCCCACACGCGGCCACCATGGCGACGCACGATGTTCTGCACGCCCGCCAGGCCCACCCCCGTGCCAGGAAAGTCCTTGGCGCTGTGCAGGCGCTGAAACAGCCCGAAGAGCTTGTCGGCGTGCTGCATGTCGAAGCCGGCGCCGTTGTCGCGCACGAAATACACCGGTGGATCGGTCGCCGGCATCATGCCCACTTCCACGCGCGGTGCCTCGACCTTGGCGCTGTACTTCAGCGCGTTGCCGATCAGGTTCTCCATCACGCGGCGCATCAAGGCGGGGTCCGCCATGACGCGCAGCCCATCGGTCACGCTGAGGCTCACCGGCGACCGGGACGGCACCAGCAGGGCCAGTTCGCTGCCCACCTCCCGCGCCATCGTGCTGAGGTCGATCTCCTCGCGCGCAACCTCCGTGCCGGCCAGTTGCGCCTGCCCCAGAATCGCGTCGATCATCCCGTTCATGCGCGCCGAGGCCGCCAGCACGCGCTCCAGATGGTCATGCCCGACGCGATCCAGAAAGCGTCCATAGTCTTCCTTGACGATGCGCGTGAATCCTTCCACCACGCGCAACGGCGCCCGCAGATCGTGGGACAGCGCATAGCGCAGGGCCTCCTGCTCGGCTTCCGACATCGCCTGCGGTGCGGCGGCGAGGGCGCCGCCCGTCTGCTGGTGTGGCAACACCAGTTCGATCACACCGTGGAAGCCCAGCAACCGGCCGTCGGACGCGTAGCGCGGCGCCCCCTGAACCCGGCAGACCTCCGCCCGGTCGGCTTGTCCCAACATGCGCAAGCCGGGCGGCACGGGCACCGTCAAGGCACCAGGCCACCCGTCACCCTGCGCCATGCAATGCCGCATGCGCGCCAACTCGGGGTGGTGCTGCCACACCTGCTCATCGCCCCAGCATTGCCACCAATCGGCGCGCTGCCCGAGTAATTCGGACAGGGCATTCCAATCTGTGCCGTCGACGCCACGCGCCGGAGATTTGAGTGCGAGCAACTTGTGGGCTTCATTGGTTTGCCAATACCAGCCGGTCAGCCATTCACGCCAACGGTCGCCGAGGACTTCCTGAGGCGAGACCTGAATTCCGGAAACGCCCGGGGGGTATTTCGGACCCTCCTGCCACGGGCGCCGTTGCAGGCCGAGCCAGCCTGCGCAGACCCAGGCAAACACCCACAAGGAAAATGCCCAGGCTGCGCTGTCGAGATAAGCGAGAACAAGCACGCCGAAGACGGCCACGCCCATCCACCCTGCATACCAGGGCAGCCGGTGCGATAAACCGGCTCTCTTGCTCGGGGTCGAATCTTCGGGGCGCGCCATCGAAATCATTGTAAGGACCCCCCGCAGGGGGTTTCTTCCGCTGGTTGCAGATTTCACGAACGGGTTAAAGTCGACGTGAAGACTGCCACAGACTGCGGCAGTATGAGAACGCTTATCGCTTCCCCGATACCGTGCTTTCACCATGACAAGGCAATGCCCCAGAACACGCCCACGATGCGCCCGACCCGGACCATGATCCTGTTGTTCATGGGCCTCGCTCTGCTCGTGGCCGCGGGCTGGCTGGGCGGACTGTCGGGCGTGGGCCTCATGCTGACCGCCGTGGCTGCGGCCGGATTGGGCTACGCCGCGCGCCACCGCGCCGACACCACCGCCGACCCGGACTCGATCGGAGAGGGCAGCGGGCTCACGACGGTGGCCGCCGACTCGCACGCCCCCACGGTGCCGGCTGAATCCGGCGACCTCCTCGCGCTCAGCCAGCGGGTCGTCGAAGGGGCCCACGCGGCGCCCAGCCTGCCACAGGCGCTGTACCGCGTCGGTCAGGCGCTGAGTGAGGCGCTCGGCTCGCCCTCCTGGATCTGCCTGCGCGTGGAGGGCTGGAACGGTGAATCGGCCCTGCTGCGACCGTGGATGGACACGGGAAACGACGGCGACGACGTCATCGACGTCACGGCCATCGCCACCGCGCACCGGGATGACCGCCCCCTGGGGCTGGCCCTGGGTCAGCTGCGCCCCATCGTCAGCGACCTGCCCGCCCAGGCGCAGCCGCCCTACGCCTGGCGCCCCGCCGGCACGCGCCGTGTGCTGGCCCTGCCCGTCGCCATCGAAGGCTGGCCGCTGGCCCTGCTCGAGTTCGACGACCCCGGCCCGCAGGCCGCGGCGATGACCCGTGTGCTGGATATCGCAGCCATCCAGCTTGGCTTTGTGGCCCAGCGCGACGCCAACCTGGCGCGCATGGCCAGCCATGCCGAGCACCTGGGTCGCCTGGGCCTGGTCGCATCGCGCATCAGCAGCGGGGTGGCCATCACCGACCGGGACGGGGTGATCGAGTGGATCAACTCCGCCTTCGTCGCACTCACCGGCTGGCCTGAAGAGCAGGCCCTGGGCCGCAAGCTCACCGATCTGCTGGCCGATGAGGTGACGGACAACGCCTGCATCACCGAGTTGCAGTCGCACCTCGCCCGCGGCGTGCCCTTCCGCATGTCGTACGAATCGCGGCGCGACGGCGGCCCGGACGCCAGCCGCTACTGGGGCGAGATCGATGCCATCCAGATGCTCGACGAGGCCGGCGGCCGCAGCCAGTACGTCTGCCTGTTCAACGACATCACGCGGCGCAAGGCCCAGGAGCACGTGCGCGAACAGGAGCGCGAATTCCTCGAAGCCCTGCTCGGCAACCTGCCCGTCAGCCTGTTCGTGCTGGATCCGGTCAACCTGAACGTGGTGGCCATCAACCGCTACACCGAGGTCGAGTTCCACCTCGAGCGCGACAAGGTGGTCGGCGGCTCGATCGCGGTGGCGCTGGGTGAAGGCGGCCTGGACGTGGCCCGCCCCTTCATGGAGGAGGCGATCGCGTCAGGCGAGACCGTCGAGCACGACTTCACCTGGCACAGCCCGGCCGGCGAGAAGGTCGTCAACGCGCGGCACTTTGCCCTGCGCCATGGCAACGGCATGCCGCGGCTGCTGATCTCGCTGGTGCGCGACATCACGTCGGCGCGCCAGGCCCAGGCCGACCTGGAGGAGTCGGAGCGCCGCTTCCGCGAGCTGGTCGAGTCGATGGACGACGGCGTGTACGTCGCCACCGAGCGCCGTGCAAGCTACCTGTACCTCAGCCCGCGCACCCAGGCTCTCTACGGGCTGAGCGCCGATGAGATCCATGCCGCGCCGCACCGCCTGCGCACCATGGTCGTCGCCGAAGACCAGCCCTTGCTGGCCGAGCAGGAAGCGCGAGAAACGGGGGAAGCGGGCGAGGCCTCCACAGATGCGCTGCTGCGCATGATCGTGCCCGGCAAGGGCATGCGCTGGATGCGCCACCGCACCCGCGCGCGGCGCCTGCCTGATGGTCAACTGCGGCTCTACGGCCTGGTCTCCGACGTGACGGAGGACCACAACCAGGCGCTGGAGCTGCAGCGCGCCCGCGATCTGGCCGAAGCCGCCAGCCTGGCCAAGAGCCAGTTCATGGCCAACATGAGCCACGAGATCCGCACCCCCATGAACGGCATCCTGGGGATGACGGAATTGCTGCTGGGCACGCCGCTGAACGACAAGCAGCGCCGCTTTGCGCAGGCGGTCTACCGCTCGGGCGAGAGCCTGCTCGAAATCATCAACGACATCCTCGACTTCGCCAAGATCGAAGCCGGCAAGCTCGAACTGGCCACGAGCGATTTCGTGCTGCGCACGCTGGTCGAGGACACGCTCGAGCTGATGGCCCCCCGCGCCCATGAAAAGGGCCTGGAACTGAGCTTCCGCGAGCAGCCCAGCCTCCCGTCGGT
This is a stretch of genomic DNA from Aquabacterium olei. It encodes these proteins:
- a CDS encoding PAS domain-containing sensor histidine kinase translates to MLPHSPPAVDDAWFDLVPLALIEFDEQGQVRRANAAVAALLDAPPTPGSDLQQAQAALQRLCGWDAPLTLMALAAGDTPMQAQVTVPRAGQPTVALHSQVWATDSPQGRRFLCAIREAALTRPIPPQASGLTAQQGQLLYELATILESSPAGIAYLRDNTLVRCNRRFERMLGIQPGTMTGQSLDALLESDPRINHVVARASAELMKDGQFENELEISVPGLTPRCYTLSIRRLGQSVQPLEVIAVLSDVTRLRNQQAQLEALGRDRDLMFSLSGVGIAFVRDGLIQSANPALSHLIDEDATTLAGRPLISLYANDTDQARDPEVMSQLRSQGHWHGERALRRANGTTLWTEMALRLVHAQRADEGFIASFVNVDARHRAEQDLTLQADRTRAILDSVFVGIVTIERNGIAWMNRSARRMFGGDLADFIGQPLSTVATPDLDHPFRLTDYLDELQDGQSHTFECQVVGRDGRVFWVVGNAVVTYGQHNRRQTTYALLDIDRRRQAEAQSAEAQATLQRIIEMAPMAIQLVDAEQLTLVQANQAAAAYMALETGCALGRTPEQVYDPDRARALRADMQAALDTGEAIHREYLLQARSGPQVWDVNYLPLRHEGEATDQLLVVASDITEQRAAEKARLDAAIAQREMLVREVHHRIKNNLQGVAGLLQQIAARKPEVAPAISEVVGQVQAIAQVYGLQVGTGGPLRLHSVIEAIAQSVQRTFGRPISLQMEGPRACDWLLPEAESIPIALSLNELLTNAHKHGPGPTPLQCMLVSTEQAVCIDILNPGQLPPEFSLDRVRGGVSGLGLVRALLPRRSARLTLAQHGEVVRTRIELNPPGIHLVAPPPPVCAEGTGQQITLWPQS
- a CDS encoding response regulator, whose protein sequence is MNHKGKILVVDDDRLVLATLTHGLSQAGYDVIDADNGDDAILLAREHKPELALLDIRMEGKTGFDVAAYLREYCQIPFMFLSAFADEGTIKQVKELGALTYLVKPLDIQQIVPAVEAAFANRGQARSTPGEQASPLSTPTSASDPLHDPVPLAIGIVMHRHSVSRKQALERLAQQARAEDRPLESVCERLLNAQEVLAGLGSL
- a CDS encoding sensor histidine kinase — protein: MARPEDSTPSKRAGLSHRLPWYAGWMGVAVFGVLVLAYLDSAAWAFSLWVFAWVCAGWLGLQRRPWQEGPKYPPGVSGIQVSPQEVLGDRWREWLTGWYWQTNEAHKLLALKSPARGVDGTDWNALSELLGQRADWWQCWGDEQVWQHHPELARMRHCMAQGDGWPGALTVPVPPGLRMLGQADRAEVCRVQGAPRYASDGRLLGFHGVIELVLPHQQTGGALAAAPQAMSEAEQEALRYALSHDLRAPLRVVEGFTRIVKEDYGRFLDRVGHDHLERVLAASARMNGMIDAILGQAQLAGTEVAREEIDLSTMAREVGSELALLVPSRSPVSLSVTDGLRVMADPALMRRVMENLIGNALKYSAKVEAPRVEVGMMPATDPPVYFVRDNGAGFDMQHADKLFGLFQRLHSAKDFPGTGVGLAGVQNIVRRHGGRVWAEARPGAGACFYFTLSEAALARQGVRELA
- a CDS encoding response regulator, whose product is MRPTRTMILLFMGLALLVAAGWLGGLSGVGLMLTAVAAAGLGYAARHRADTTADPDSIGEGSGLTTVAADSHAPTVPAESGDLLALSQRVVEGAHAAPSLPQALYRVGQALSEALGSPSWICLRVEGWNGESALLRPWMDTGNDGDDVIDVTAIATAHRDDRPLGLALGQLRPIVSDLPAQAQPPYAWRPAGTRRVLALPVAIEGWPLALLEFDDPGPQAAAMTRVLDIAAIQLGFVAQRDANLARMASHAEHLGRLGLVASRISSGVAITDRDGVIEWINSAFVALTGWPEEQALGRKLTDLLADEVTDNACITELQSHLARGVPFRMSYESRRDGGPDASRYWGEIDAIQMLDEAGGRSQYVCLFNDITRRKAQEHVREQEREFLEALLGNLPVSLFVLDPVNLNVVAINRYTEVEFHLERDKVVGGSIAVALGEGGLDVARPFMEEAIASGETVEHDFTWHSPAGEKVVNARHFALRHGNGMPRLLISLVRDITSARQAQADLEESERRFRELVESMDDGVYVATERRASYLYLSPRTQALYGLSADEIHAAPHRLRTMVVAEDQPLLAEQEARETGEAGEASTDALLRMIVPGKGMRWMRHRTRARRLPDGQLRLYGLVSDVTEDHNQALELQRARDLAEAASLAKSQFMANMSHEIRTPMNGILGMTELLLGTPLNDKQRRFAQAVYRSGESLLEIINDILDFAKIEAGKLELATSDFVLRTLVEDTLELMAPRAHEKGLELSFREQPSLPSVIHGDPLRLRQILTNLVANAIKFTEHGEVVVDIRRAIGQSSSNAAATQIELEFMVRDTGIGIPQDMLPRLFSAFVQANTGMSRRYGGTGLGLAISKQLVELMGGTIEAHSAPGVGSEFVFRIPVRVGDTQADMAMLEEPDMPAFHVLVVDDNETNRTVIENMLTAWGMKVTQATNGREALDILTAAGCPDGTFDLALVDMNMPELDGLGLAEALKDSGRHPHLKMVLLSSVSSPDDVKRAHEVGFQRFVPKPLRKAELRQAILGITAELGIDSGADLPHLGKHVLVIEDNTVNQEVCSQMLKRLGCDVRVASSALEGLRKLGEHRFDLVLMDIQMPGMDGIEALTWFRRGSTTRFHFVTPSQTPVIAVTANALEGDEQRFLSLGFDDYLSKPFRQSQLQKILMEHTQRADEATPATPEFPAERDSKATTEPVSPAPSPTLVYNPATVNPVLPTGSPDHPSEPPSTAAAADADASVLDAEALKRLRELDPRGDNRLLERVVGAFETSVSRMLPQLEDAMRAQDQTAILHVAHTLKSSSASIGALKLSQLCAEIEHMIRRQTGEDLNPRIREIPAETERALRGLRALMESAR